In Gemmobacter sp., the sequence CCCTTGCTGGCGGCGGTTCGCCGCTTCGCGCTCGGCCAGAACGGCATGGGCGCGCACCACCGCTGCGGTGGCCTTGGCAAGATTGGCCTCATTGGCCGTCACCGCTGCGCCCGCGCGGGCAACGCGCGCTTCCTGCTCGGCAGAGTGAAGGACGGCCAGTTCCTGCCCCTTGGCCACGCTGTCCCCGGCATCGGCGGCCAGCGAGGCCAAGGCAGCGCCCACCTCGAAGCCGACACGGCTGAGTATCCGCGCCTCGACGGTGCCGAGCCCGTAGATGCGAAGGTCGACATCATGTTCGGGCTGAACGACCACCACCGTCAGCGGACGTTCGGTGAAGATCAGAAAGCCGGCAGCGACAGCCGCCGCCAGAAGAAGACCCGACAGCCAGATGCGCCGCATCGTCTATTCTCCTTCCGCAGCCAAAAGCCGGCACTGTGCGTCGAACAGGCGCAGCCCCTCGGCTCGCAAGTCGAAATCGCGGGCGCCGAGCGCCCAGCGGATCGCCACGCCCTGCACGAGCGACGTCAGCAGCGCCGCCGCATCGTTTGCGGCGATGTCGCCGCGCAACGCGCCGGTTTTCTGGCCGGCTCTGACCTCCATCGCCAGAAGGCCGTGGAAGGTCGTGAGCCTGCCGTGAAAGGTGGCGCGCAGCTCCGCATTGGTGACATTCAACTCACGCGAAAACAGCAGCATCGGCAGCGCGGGGGTCGCGTCGATCTGCGCGAATTGTGCGGAAATCAGTGCACGCAACCTGACGACCGGCGTGTCTCCGAGGCGCAATGCATCCTCCCACGCCGTTGCCAGCCCCTCGGCCACATGCTCGGCAACGGCCTGCCAGAGTGCCGCCTTGGTCGGGAAGTGCCGGAACAGCGCGGCCTGCGTGACGCCGATCTGCGACGCGACCGCCCCCGTCGTCACCCGGTCCGGTCCGATCCGGTCGGCCAGGTCGAGCACGGTGGCCACGATCTCGGCCTTGCGAAGCTCCGCTGACTTTCGCACGGGGCACCCCGTTAGTTAGTGAGTAGTCACAAACATATTTAGGCAGCCCCATGCGATGCGTCAATCACTGGGCATCATTTTCTGCATGCATTGATTGCCGCGACACCGGGAACTAGGTGGGCAAGAGGGAGGCTGGCCTATCTCTGCCCCCAACGCGGCGAATACGGAAGACAACACGTAAGTTCGTCTAACGGACGCTAAGCCGCAGCTCTGAAAAGTGCAGAACCATCTGGTTCAAGTTGTTTTATTAGGAGGATTACGTTTGGTGCGGGGGAGCGCCGATAAAGATGGTTGCGCGCCCCCGCAACCACCGATACCGACAAACCCGCCGCACCCACGGCGGGTTTTTTGATTCTGGAAGCATTTCCAATGGCTTGCCGTTCGGTCCATTCGAGGATCATCGCAAGATCGCCGTGCAGCGTGGCGTAGATTTCCCCGCGTTCCGGGCCGGGAGTCAGCACGATCTTCTCGATCAGGGCGCGCAAATCCTGCGACGCTTCCTGCCGCTCTTCCTTCCGGTTGAGGGCCTTCGTCAGAGCGACGACCTTCTTTGCGTAGATGGCCGAAGCACTCGGCAGAATGTCCGGCGTGTCCGCCGGCGCATCGGCGAGCAGGGCCGTCAACTCTCCTTTGCGCGCTTCCAGCCCGGTCATCTTGTCCTTCATCGACGGATGATACATGCCGTCGGCGATCGCCTCGACGATCTGCGCGATCTGCTTCTCGACCTTCACCAGTTCGGCCTTCCAGGAATCGCCGTTCGAGCGACGTTCCCGGTTTAGCCGGTTCGTTTCTTCCGCATAGGCGCGCATGGCGTCCTCGACGATCTCCGGCGCCATCATTCGGTCTTTCAACCCGGCAAGCACACGCCGCTCCAAATCTTCGCGCGCAATGCCGCGGCTATTGGAGCAGGAACCCTTGCTGATATGGTTCGAGCAGGCGAAGCGGTCAGCGCCGCGCAGCGAATAGGGACCGCCGCAGCAGCCGCAGAACACCAGCCCCGACAGAAGCGACTTCGGACGCCGCGCGCCGTTCAGCCGGTTCTTCTTGTGGTGTGCGCGGACGGCTTCGGTGACATTGGCGAACTTCTCGGCGATCTCGCCCTGACGCGCACGCACAGCCTGCCAGAGTTCGTCGTCGACGATGCGCAGATCAGGAACGTCCTTGACGATCCATTCCGATTCCGGGTTCAGCCGAGAGACGCGCTTGCCGGTCGACGGGTCTTTGAGATAGCGCAGCCGGTTCCAGATCAGACGGCCGACATAGAGTTCGTTGTTCACGAGTCCCGTGCCGCGCTTCACATGACCGCGAATGGTCGTGTCGCTCCAGAGCCGACCTTCGGGGCCGGG encodes:
- a CDS encoding TetR/AcrR family transcriptional regulator, translated to MATVLDLADRIGPDRVTTGAVASQIGVTQAALFRHFPTKAALWQAVAEHVAEGLATAWEDALRLGDTPVVRLRALISAQFAQIDATPALPMLLFSRELNVTNAELRATFHGRLTTFHGLLAMEVRAGQKTGALRGDIAANDAAALLTSLVQGVAIRWALGARDFDLRAEGLRLFDAQCRLLAAEGE
- a CDS encoding recombinase family protein, whose product is MIRVALYARYSSDNQREASIDDQLRICREQAKREKWKVVGTYKDAGISGASMILRPGVQMLLQDAQAGQFDMVLAEALDRISRDQADVATLFKHLKFAGVPIVTLAEGEISELHVGLKGTMNALFLKDLAAKTHRGIRGRVEEGKSGGGLCYGYKVVKQLDTRGDPIRGDREIDAAEANIVRRIFREFAAGIGPRTIARTLNEEGIPGPEGRLWSDTTIRGHVKRGTGLVNNELYVGRLIWNRLRYLKDPSTGKRVSRLNPESEWIVKDVPDLRIVDDELWQAVRARQGEIAEKFANVTEAVRAHHKKNRLNGARRPKSLLSGLVFCGCCGGPYSLRGADRFACSNHISKGSCSNSRGIAREDLERRVLAGLKDRMMAPEIVEDAMRAYAEETNRLNRERRSNGDSWKAELVKVEKQIAQIVEAIADGMYHPSMKDKMTGLEARKGELTALLADAPADTPDILPSASAIYAKKVVALTKALNRKEERQEASQDLRALIEKIVLTPGPERGEIYATLHGDLAMILEWTERQAIGNASRIKKPAVGAAGLSVSVVAGARNHLYRRSPAPNVILLIKQLEPDGSALFRAAA